A genomic stretch from Asterias rubens chromosome 19, eAstRub1.3, whole genome shotgun sequence includes:
- the LOC117303419 gene encoding serine/threonine-protein kinase TNNI3K-like, translating to MGAYKSRPPSSCSEAWLKRVSDSYSSLRTRISLDTSINKETELSALQQACCDDDIDEVLQLIDDTNIYEKTESGGHSLLHLCCMDGGCRSAVRLLARVGTRINSLNAKGFAPLHIACFKGDIELVSDLLIGGADVEQISYASITALHLASLEGHAQVVELLLRYEANLCTQDVLMFTPLHAACFFGHDQVVKCLINHNADINVGGGVGLRPLHLSCTQGFLTVTELLVTGRKNNKADVNIQDNENNTPLHYCARSGHLLILDYLLHPSHGVKGHEVNIYGDTALHIACYHGKIEVTKQLLPKLTPECFTIENIFSEAPLHCACTSGQSMDLVKFLTEQNGVDINYQGRDGHTALHSACYHGRLQLVQFLIEQGANLDLACKDDVMASKAKKQTCLVWASERGHDDVVVLLKKAAQDRPALIHMKTVD from the exons ATGGGAGCTTATAAATCTAGACCACCATCATCATGTTCAG AGGCATGGTTAAAGCGAGTCAGTGACAGCTACTCATCACTAAGAACTAGGATTTCTCTGGACACTAGCATTAATAAAGAGACGGAACTCAGTGCACTACAACAGGCTTGTTG TGACGATGACATTGATGAGGTTCTACAGTTAATTGATGACACAAATATTTATGAGAAGACTGAAAGCGGCGGGCACTCTTTACTACATCTGTGCTGCATGGATGGAG GTTGCAGGAGTGCAGTTCGCTTGTTAGCCAGAGTAGGAACACGCATCAACAGTCTTAATGCAAAGGGATTCGCACCTCTGCATATAGCATGTTTCAAG GGTGATATTGAGCTAGTGAGTGACTTGCTAATCGGTGGAGCTGATGTGGAACAGATCAGCTATGCATCTATCACCGCTCTTCACTTAGCAAGCCTAGAAGGCCACGCCCAG GTCGTTGAGCTTCTGCTGAGGTATGAAGCTAATCTGTGCACTCAAGATGTCCTTATGTTTACTCCGCTCCATGCTGCATGTTTCTTTGGTCACGATCAG GTCGTAAAATGTTTGATCAACCACAATGCAGACATCAACGTTGGTGGTGGGGTTGGATTAAGGCCACTTCATTTATCATGCACTCAGGGATTCTTGACTGTTACAGAGCTGTTGGTAACCGGCAGGAAGAACAACAAAGCTGATG TAAATATTCAAGACAATGAGAATAACACGCCACTGCATTACTGCGCAAGATCGGGACATTTACTGATCCTCGACTATCTTCTTCACCCTTCCCATGGTGTCAAAGGTCACGAAGTCAATATCTATGGTGACACTGCTCTGCACAT AGCTTGCTACCATGGCAAGATTGAGGTCACCAAGCAGCTCCTACCAAAACTGACTCCAGAGTGCTTTACTATTGAGAACATTTTCAGTGAGGCGCCTCTTCACTG TGCTTGTACATCAGGCCAGAGCATGGATTTGGTGAAGTTTCTAACGGAGCAGAATGGAGTTGATATCAACTACCAAGGACGGGACGGACACACAG CATTACACAGTGCTTGCTACCACGGCAGGCTCCAATTGGTGCAGTTCCTGATAGAGCAAGGAGCAAACCTGGATTTAGCATGTAAAGATGATGTCATGGCCAGCAAGGCTAAAAAACAGACATGTCTCGTCTGGGCAAGTGAAAGAG GTCATGACGATGTAGTGGTCCTTCTGAAGAAAGCAGCGCAGGATAGACCAGCCTTAATCCACATGAAGACGGTTGACTAA
- the LOC117303460 gene encoding coiled-coil alpha-helical rod protein 1-like isoform X2 has protein sequence MAANLNPPSHFSQPVVGKKAKASDGSQLRPPSSFEFKQASADPWKALAKAKGKINELQEENKQLQLRTKPREDSTVDAHRGQVHSCNVQPRVIETVSSTMSPHHYHHLEHTADILSKQATELAQVKSEVMTLRSQRESQVRELEERLRKAEVKYVTETTSLAMTNKCQEEEHRMQITMMKTKYEAETCERQDKIERLGKELSRTRIRLEKETSQLKEQLQTSEDERDQIAADLKTSNLEKDSTIASLQIQLSQLKTYIGDTQSTSRTTSQWQLEIDKQRKKIKELERDVENQRSAVQLLNVRLSSATEILTIQESELSRVKGESVDNGKKLQILLTRWREKVFELLVQLKSQDIVEETITRNHKWQVADLDENIISLRNKCQLLEHTIADRDAQLELERVEFQSLQEELMSVQQVAELLDSKLNGYEEAVPRLASLLQSFQVTHNGHEEKLNTASAKLASFDHRVSFAVSRINILKGLLARKDAIRRLGEEDKLVNQSEQTVGNKIDEGDKDSESNRLTYQELAMELHRVTHERDALATRIKQDTETMQQQYDTIKSKFESRQEQDASMIQELQLQVQQQSKSLESISTKLDRAETECQESTKSASKLKMELAKLQLTTDRASAEKMAARESQLTDQLLEMEHKVNNARREQAKAVVSLRHLERQVVRERERSAEILKTQEEELRLEIERLRSQLRGAEKDCNLLMATLKQEGLIGQFKTQRAVSRRVDGDDENSEPTETIRDSARTSLAEQPTKQKAPLSAILSDLQSLTAEVLKDDEGGSNHSDENSDKG, from the exons ATGGCGGCGAACTTAAATCCACCATCACATTTTTCACAACCGGTTGTCGGCAAGAAAGCTAAAG CATCCGATGGATCCCAGCTCCGACCTCCATCTTCCTTCGAGTTCAAGCAGGCGTCGGCAGATCCATGGAAGGCCTTGGCCAAAGCAAAAGGCAAAATCAATGAactacaagaagaaaataaacaactgCAGCTGCG GACAAAACCACGTGAAGACTCCACTGTGGATGCCCATCGTGGACAAGTGCAT TCCTGCAACGTTCAACCAAGAGTGATTGAAACCGTCTCATCCACCATGTCGCCTCACCACTACCATCACCTGGAGCACACTGCAGACATTCTAAGCAAGCAGGCCACCGAGCTCGCTCAGGTCAAGTCAGAGGTCATGACTTTGAGATCACAGAGAGAGTCACAGGTCAGGGAACTTGAGGAGAGACTAAGGAAGGCAGAAGTTAAATACGTGACGGAGACTACGTCCTTAGCGATGACCAATAAGTGCCAAGAAGAGGAGCATAGGATGCAG ATAACTATGATGAAAACAAAGTACGAAGCAGAGACTTGTGAGAGGCAGGACAAGATTGAGAGACTGGGGAAGGAACTAAGTAGAACACGGATACGGCTTGAGAAGGAGACTAGTCAGCTGAAAGAGCAGTTGCAGACTAGTGAGGATGAGAGAGATCAAATAGCGGCTGATCTCAAGACTAGTAACCT GGAGAAGGATTCCACCATTGCATCCTTGCAGATACAGCTGAGTCAACTCAAGACGTATATAGGAGACACTCAGAGCACCAGCCGCACCACCTCACAATGGCAGCTAGAGATTGACAAACAACGCAAGAAGATCAAA GAACTTGAGAGGGATGTTGAGAACCAGAGGTCTGCTGTTCAGCTGCTGAATGTCCGACTTTCTTCAGCCACTGAAATCCTTACCATACAGGAGTCTGAATTATCAAGG gtcaaaggtgaaagtgTAGACAATGGGAAGAAGCTGCAGATTCTTTTAACAAG GTGGCGAGAGAAAGTATTTGAGCTTTTAGTTCAACTGAAATCCCAAGATATAGTTGAAGAGACCATCACAAGGAATCATAAATGGCAG GTTGCTGATTTGGACGAAAACATCATCAGTCTGCGGAATAAATGCCAGTTATTGGAACATACCATTGCTGATAGGGATGCACAGCTTGAGCTGGAGAGGGTAGAATTTCAG agtcTTCAAGAGGAGTTGATGTCAGTTCAACAGGTGGCTGAGTTACTTGATTCCAAACTCAATGGATATGAAGAGGCAGTGCCTAGACTAGCATCCCTACTACAAAG TTTTCAGGTGACCCATAATGGACATGAAGAGAAACTAAACACTGCATCAGCCAAACTTGCCTCCTTCGATCATCGCGTCAGTTTCGCTGTCAGTCGcatcaatattttaaaag GGTTACTGGCTAGAAAGGATGCAATAAGGCGACTTGGAGAGGAGGACAAGTTAGTAAATCAGTCGGAGCAGACTGTTGGAAATAAGATTGACGAGGGAGACAAGGACAGTGAGAGCAATCG GTTGACGTACCAGGAGCTTGCCATGGAGTTACATCGAGTAACACACGAGCGTGACGCCCTAGCCACCAGAATCAAACAAGACACAGAGACCATGCAGCAGCAGTATGACACCATCAAGTCCAAAT TTGAATCCAGACAAGAGCAAGATGCCTCAATGATTCAGGAGTTACAACTTCAGGTTCAACAACAATCAAAG agttTGGAGAGCATATCCACTAAACTGGACAGAGCTGAAACAGAGTGCCAAGAATCAACTAAGTCAGCGAGTAAATTAAAGATGGAGCTTGCTAAATTACAACTGACCACTGATCGAG CATCTGCTGAGAAGATGGCGGCCAGGGAGTCTCAACTGACGGATCAGCTGTTGGAGATGGAGCACAAAGTCAACAATGCAAGACGGGAACAAGCCAAAGCAG TTGTTTCCCTGAGACATCTTGAGAGGCAGGTTGTGCGGGAGAGGGAGAGATCAGCCGAGATCTTGAAAACTCAAGAAGAGGAACTTCGATTGGAGATAGAGAGATTAAGATCTCAGCTCAGAGGGGCAGAGAAAGACTGCAATCTACTCATG GCAACACTTAAACAGGAAGGCCTGATTGGACAGTTTAAAACACAGAGGGCAGTATCTCGAAGAGTGGACGGTGATGACGAGAATTCAGAACCAACGGAGACCATTCGAGATTCAGCAAGAACGAGTCTGGCAGAACAGCCAACTAAACAGAAAG CGCCTTTAAGTGCAATATTATCAGATCTTCAATCCCTTACTGCTGAAGTACTTAAGGATGACGAAGGTGGCAGTAACCATAGCGACGAGAACTCGGACAAAGGATAG
- the LOC117303460 gene encoding coiled-coil alpha-helical rod protein 1-like isoform X1 has translation MAANLNPPSHFSQPVVGKKAKASDGSQLRPPSSFEFKQASADPWKALAKAKGKINELQEENKQLQLRRTKPREDSTVDAHRGQVHSCNVQPRVIETVSSTMSPHHYHHLEHTADILSKQATELAQVKSEVMTLRSQRESQVRELEERLRKAEVKYVTETTSLAMTNKCQEEEHRMQITMMKTKYEAETCERQDKIERLGKELSRTRIRLEKETSQLKEQLQTSEDERDQIAADLKTSNLEKDSTIASLQIQLSQLKTYIGDTQSTSRTTSQWQLEIDKQRKKIKELERDVENQRSAVQLLNVRLSSATEILTIQESELSRVKGESVDNGKKLQILLTRWREKVFELLVQLKSQDIVEETITRNHKWQVADLDENIISLRNKCQLLEHTIADRDAQLELERVEFQSLQEELMSVQQVAELLDSKLNGYEEAVPRLASLLQSFQVTHNGHEEKLNTASAKLASFDHRVSFAVSRINILKGLLARKDAIRRLGEEDKLVNQSEQTVGNKIDEGDKDSESNRLTYQELAMELHRVTHERDALATRIKQDTETMQQQYDTIKSKFESRQEQDASMIQELQLQVQQQSKSLESISTKLDRAETECQESTKSASKLKMELAKLQLTTDRASAEKMAARESQLTDQLLEMEHKVNNARREQAKAVVSLRHLERQVVRERERSAEILKTQEEELRLEIERLRSQLRGAEKDCNLLMATLKQEGLIGQFKTQRAVSRRVDGDDENSEPTETIRDSARTSLAEQPTKQKAPLSAILSDLQSLTAEVLKDDEGGSNHSDENSDKG, from the exons ATGGCGGCGAACTTAAATCCACCATCACATTTTTCACAACCGGTTGTCGGCAAGAAAGCTAAAG CATCCGATGGATCCCAGCTCCGACCTCCATCTTCCTTCGAGTTCAAGCAGGCGTCGGCAGATCCATGGAAGGCCTTGGCCAAAGCAAAAGGCAAAATCAATGAactacaagaagaaaataaacaactgCAGCTGCG CAGGACAAAACCACGTGAAGACTCCACTGTGGATGCCCATCGTGGACAAGTGCAT TCCTGCAACGTTCAACCAAGAGTGATTGAAACCGTCTCATCCACCATGTCGCCTCACCACTACCATCACCTGGAGCACACTGCAGACATTCTAAGCAAGCAGGCCACCGAGCTCGCTCAGGTCAAGTCAGAGGTCATGACTTTGAGATCACAGAGAGAGTCACAGGTCAGGGAACTTGAGGAGAGACTAAGGAAGGCAGAAGTTAAATACGTGACGGAGACTACGTCCTTAGCGATGACCAATAAGTGCCAAGAAGAGGAGCATAGGATGCAG ATAACTATGATGAAAACAAAGTACGAAGCAGAGACTTGTGAGAGGCAGGACAAGATTGAGAGACTGGGGAAGGAACTAAGTAGAACACGGATACGGCTTGAGAAGGAGACTAGTCAGCTGAAAGAGCAGTTGCAGACTAGTGAGGATGAGAGAGATCAAATAGCGGCTGATCTCAAGACTAGTAACCT GGAGAAGGATTCCACCATTGCATCCTTGCAGATACAGCTGAGTCAACTCAAGACGTATATAGGAGACACTCAGAGCACCAGCCGCACCACCTCACAATGGCAGCTAGAGATTGACAAACAACGCAAGAAGATCAAA GAACTTGAGAGGGATGTTGAGAACCAGAGGTCTGCTGTTCAGCTGCTGAATGTCCGACTTTCTTCAGCCACTGAAATCCTTACCATACAGGAGTCTGAATTATCAAGG gtcaaaggtgaaagtgTAGACAATGGGAAGAAGCTGCAGATTCTTTTAACAAG GTGGCGAGAGAAAGTATTTGAGCTTTTAGTTCAACTGAAATCCCAAGATATAGTTGAAGAGACCATCACAAGGAATCATAAATGGCAG GTTGCTGATTTGGACGAAAACATCATCAGTCTGCGGAATAAATGCCAGTTATTGGAACATACCATTGCTGATAGGGATGCACAGCTTGAGCTGGAGAGGGTAGAATTTCAG agtcTTCAAGAGGAGTTGATGTCAGTTCAACAGGTGGCTGAGTTACTTGATTCCAAACTCAATGGATATGAAGAGGCAGTGCCTAGACTAGCATCCCTACTACAAAG TTTTCAGGTGACCCATAATGGACATGAAGAGAAACTAAACACTGCATCAGCCAAACTTGCCTCCTTCGATCATCGCGTCAGTTTCGCTGTCAGTCGcatcaatattttaaaag GGTTACTGGCTAGAAAGGATGCAATAAGGCGACTTGGAGAGGAGGACAAGTTAGTAAATCAGTCGGAGCAGACTGTTGGAAATAAGATTGACGAGGGAGACAAGGACAGTGAGAGCAATCG GTTGACGTACCAGGAGCTTGCCATGGAGTTACATCGAGTAACACACGAGCGTGACGCCCTAGCCACCAGAATCAAACAAGACACAGAGACCATGCAGCAGCAGTATGACACCATCAAGTCCAAAT TTGAATCCAGACAAGAGCAAGATGCCTCAATGATTCAGGAGTTACAACTTCAGGTTCAACAACAATCAAAG agttTGGAGAGCATATCCACTAAACTGGACAGAGCTGAAACAGAGTGCCAAGAATCAACTAAGTCAGCGAGTAAATTAAAGATGGAGCTTGCTAAATTACAACTGACCACTGATCGAG CATCTGCTGAGAAGATGGCGGCCAGGGAGTCTCAACTGACGGATCAGCTGTTGGAGATGGAGCACAAAGTCAACAATGCAAGACGGGAACAAGCCAAAGCAG TTGTTTCCCTGAGACATCTTGAGAGGCAGGTTGTGCGGGAGAGGGAGAGATCAGCCGAGATCTTGAAAACTCAAGAAGAGGAACTTCGATTGGAGATAGAGAGATTAAGATCTCAGCTCAGAGGGGCAGAGAAAGACTGCAATCTACTCATG GCAACACTTAAACAGGAAGGCCTGATTGGACAGTTTAAAACACAGAGGGCAGTATCTCGAAGAGTGGACGGTGATGACGAGAATTCAGAACCAACGGAGACCATTCGAGATTCAGCAAGAACGAGTCTGGCAGAACAGCCAACTAAACAGAAAG CGCCTTTAAGTGCAATATTATCAGATCTTCAATCCCTTACTGCTGAAGTACTTAAGGATGACGAAGGTGGCAGTAACCATAGCGACGAGAACTCGGACAAAGGATAG